A stretch of Pseudochaenichthys georgianus unplaced genomic scaffold, fPseGeo1.2 scaffold_935_arrow_ctg1, whole genome shotgun sequence DNA encodes these proteins:
- the sycp3 gene encoding synaptonemal complex protein 3, with translation MATGRRQMKKKHPEDKLDNKVFDFTEEEKKGLFGSEDDAREDETPAVDKLAKKRPAEDFDEEGATAAVGNEVHNMLERFGADISKVMQAKKKRLESLTKNYMKGSQHKLETLWNSYSSQRQKMTQQYSQQVSSALQQWETEAQRAEEQEEKLNNLFRQQQKILQQARVVQNQKLKTVRELYEQFVK, from the exons ATGGCAACCGGGAGAAGACAGATGAAGAAGAAACACCCAGAAGATAAACTGGATAACAAAGTGTTTGATTTTACTGAGGAGGAAAAGAAGGGCCTGTTCGGCTCAGAGGATGATGCCAGGGAAG ATGAAACTCCAGCTGTGGACAAGTTGGCCAAGAAGAGACCAGCAGAGGACTTCGATGAGGAGGGGGCCACAGCCGCTGTGGG AAACGAGGTTCATAACATGTTGGAGAGATTCGGAG CCGACATCAGCAAGGTGATGCAGGCCAAGAAGAAACGTCTGGAGAGTCTGACCAAGAACTACATGAAGGGGAGTCAGCACAAACTGGAGACCCTGTGGAACAGCTACAGCTCCCAGAG gcagAAGATGACTCAGCAGTATTCTCAGCAGGTGTCCTCGGCGCTGCAGCAGTGGGAGACGGAGGCCCAGCGAGccgaggagcaggaggagaaaCTCAAC AATCTGTTCAGGCAGCAGCAGAAGATCCTGCAGCAGGCCCGCGTCGTGCAGAACCAGAAGCTGAAGACGGTCCGAGAGCTGTACGAGCAGTTCGTCAAG
- the LOC117444818 gene encoding synaptonemal complex protein 3-like — protein MATGRRQMKKKHPEDKLDNKVFDFTEEEKKGLFGSEDDAREDETPAVDKLAKKRPAEDFDEEGATAAVGNEVHNMLERFGGKQRCAADISKVMQAKKKRLESLTKNYMKGSQHKLETLWNSYSSQRPAPHHITVQLCDWQRREMLE, from the exons ATGGCAACCGGGAGAAGACAGATGAAGAAGAAACACCCAGAAGATAAACTGGATAACAAAGTGTTTGATTTTACTGAGGAGGAAAAGAAGGGCCTGTTCGGCTCAGAGGATGATGCCAGGGAAG ATGAAACTCCAGCTGTGGACAAGTTGGCCAAGAAGAGACCAGCAGAGGACTTCGATGAGGAGGGGGCCACAGCCGCTGTGGG AAACGAGGTTCATAACATGTTGGAGAGATTCGGAGGTAAGCAGCGCTGTGCAG CCGACATCAGCAAGGTGATGCAGGCCAAGAAGAAACGTCTGGAGAGTCTGACCAAGAACTACATGAAGGGGAGTCAGCACAAACTGGAGACCCTGTGGAACAGCTACAGCTCCCAGAG gcccgcaccCCACCACATCACTgtgcagctctgtgattggcagaGACGGGAGATGCTTGAGTGA